One part of the Bacillus sp. FJAT-45350 genome encodes these proteins:
- a CDS encoding LlaJI family restriction endonuclease — protein sequence MKPVYLQELKKYSPRDLKQVMELGNEEYKVIIEELQTKRVLKVTKGGGYSVQFVGMFICCKKLVFCIPKYITHSDPSKTMHQLLTLFREYSKREKLEQEEMESFGDMESRSTFNLLSVVMYLLEDYLENELYQNDKSVYTLNGDNGEIDWDKTIYDQYAILNDGKPIYLDYYVNSVINDENDYFRLLHMHVLTECTGILEETGLGEYLGFPPVKFDVDDGALGSKEIILSKIKSELSVQFVNRKQMVLKAIASFISHDFMLDENNNIEFYGTRNFEVVWEKICSFVLDNQYEKVKGFIDKPVWNPLVGKGHAVDTLKPDVISIFSKYSKNYFVISDAKYYCIQLTETELQNNPGVGDVTKQYLYQLAFAKLMEQQNVNVVHNILLFPTEKESIEYIGDVTIEFLKVLGLESIKLLKLPVHKVFHMYINYGKLELGMIGMYLDSKALNVRNL from the coding sequence ATGAAACCAGTCTATTTACAGGAACTGAAAAAATACAGTCCCCGTGATTTAAAGCAAGTAATGGAATTAGGGAATGAGGAATACAAGGTAATTATAGAAGAACTTCAGACAAAAAGGGTCCTTAAAGTTACTAAGGGTGGTGGTTATTCCGTACAGTTTGTTGGAATGTTCATTTGTTGCAAAAAGCTCGTTTTTTGTATACCAAAATATATTACTCATTCAGACCCGTCAAAAACAATGCATCAACTCCTTACACTGTTTAGAGAGTACAGCAAACGAGAGAAGCTAGAACAAGAAGAGATGGAGAGCTTCGGTGATATGGAGTCACGATCCACTTTTAATCTTCTTTCAGTGGTCATGTATTTACTAGAAGATTATTTGGAGAACGAATTATATCAAAATGACAAAAGTGTCTATACATTGAATGGCGATAATGGTGAAATCGATTGGGATAAAACAATATATGATCAATACGCAATTTTAAACGATGGTAAACCAATTTATCTGGATTATTATGTAAACAGCGTTATCAATGACGAAAATGACTACTTCCGATTACTCCATATGCATGTGTTAACGGAGTGTACAGGGATACTTGAAGAAACAGGACTTGGAGAGTATCTAGGATTTCCACCAGTGAAGTTTGATGTTGATGATGGGGCTCTTGGTTCAAAAGAGATAATCTTGTCTAAGATTAAGAGTGAGTTGTCGGTACAATTTGTGAACCGAAAGCAGATGGTGTTGAAGGCGATAGCCTCATTTATATCTCATGATTTTATGTTGGATGAAAACAATAACATTGAGTTTTACGGTACAAGAAACTTCGAGGTTGTATGGGAAAAAATATGCAGCTTTGTCCTCGATAATCAGTATGAGAAAGTGAAGGGATTTATCGATAAGCCCGTTTGGAATCCACTAGTAGGTAAGGGGCATGCTGTTGACACGTTGAAACCTGATGTCATTAGCATTTTTAGTAAGTACAGTAAAAATTATTTTGTAATTTCTGATGCAAAGTACTATTGCATTCAACTAACAGAAACCGAATTGCAAAATAACCCTGGTGTTGGTGATGTTACGAAGCAGTACCTCTATCAACTTGCTTTTGCTAAGTTAATGGAGCAACAAAACGTTAATGTAGTCCACAATATACTCTTATTTCCAACTGAGAAAGAATCTATTGAATACATTGGAGATGTTACTATTGAATTTCTGAAGGTGCTGGGTTTAGAGAGTATTAAGCTTCTGAAGTTACCAGTTCATAAGGTGTTCCATATGTACATTAATTATGGAAAATTGGAGTTAGGTATGATTGGTATGTATTTAGATAGCAAGGCTCTCAATGTGAGGAATCTGTAA
- a CDS encoding AAA family ATPase, producing MYKYVFTNDFRMYNKQEFEQYVKRIAEQIRRGESPQDKSDNNVFNAFRFFLSLKDYNGQTANGVHRILNDDIDSVLHNFISKFQYPNKRTKACLNDSVEQGVELVPLRTILKLLYLQYISNGNEGYLTKDEILHFVFYNRNLVFYRHLNLIEVLHEVRKYRETGLYPDHIDPSYFELQPRHYSNFIGILVYSSFVTSSGDSFRINARTFTEKTWSNFLKIVMRDSFLQCSTDTTDDEYFEYMDIDLPLMQDEEQGANIETVHETPLNEELLINKPKNRILFGAPGTGKSHTLEEDRQVYGTNYERVTFHPNYSYAQFVGTYKPVPKVKGNGEEYISYEFVPGPFLRVWINAQKSNDTFVPENHLLIIEEINRANVAAVFGDVFQLLDRKEDGTSEYSIAPSEDMKAYLIKECGFTSAEVCEITLPKNMYLWATMNSADQGVYPMDTAFKRRWSFEYIGIDEGETNLSGLRVNLKFEDEEVDWNTLRKAINKRLTESDLNVNEDKLIGPFFINRNDIAPENFDSVFKSKLLMYLFEDVLKHRSGKFFTPGLNTFSKILKAYDAGKNIFNFDIRTSNMYQASGSRTDMFVAEKLGEE from the coding sequence TTGTATAAATACGTGTTTACGAATGATTTTCGGATGTATAATAAACAGGAATTTGAACAATACGTAAAACGAATAGCAGAACAAATTCGACGGGGAGAGTCACCTCAAGATAAGAGTGATAATAATGTTTTTAATGCATTTAGATTTTTCCTGTCTCTAAAAGATTACAATGGACAAACTGCAAATGGGGTTCATCGAATATTAAACGATGATATTGATAGTGTATTACACAACTTTATTAGTAAATTTCAATATCCAAATAAGAGGACGAAAGCATGTCTCAATGATAGTGTCGAACAAGGTGTGGAGTTAGTTCCGTTGAGAACTATTTTAAAACTATTATATCTACAATACATTTCAAATGGTAATGAAGGCTATCTAACAAAAGACGAGATTCTACACTTTGTTTTCTATAATCGTAATCTCGTCTTTTACAGACACCTTAATTTAATTGAAGTTCTTCATGAAGTACGTAAGTATAGAGAAACTGGTCTATACCCTGACCATATTGACCCGAGTTACTTTGAGCTTCAACCAAGACATTATTCAAATTTTATTGGCATACTAGTCTACTCATCATTTGTAACTAGTAGTGGTGATAGTTTCAGAATCAATGCTAGAACATTCACCGAAAAAACGTGGTCTAATTTCCTGAAAATAGTAATGAGGGATTCTTTCCTTCAATGTTCAACAGATACAACAGATGACGAGTATTTCGAGTATATGGATATCGACTTACCTTTGATGCAGGATGAAGAACAAGGCGCTAATATAGAAACAGTTCATGAAACACCATTAAATGAAGAATTATTGATTAATAAGCCTAAAAATCGTATTCTATTTGGTGCCCCAGGAACAGGCAAAAGCCATACGTTAGAAGAAGATCGTCAAGTGTATGGTACTAATTACGAGCGTGTCACATTCCATCCAAACTATTCGTATGCTCAGTTCGTTGGAACATACAAGCCAGTGCCTAAGGTGAAGGGGAATGGTGAAGAGTATATTTCTTATGAGTTTGTGCCTGGTCCATTTCTTAGAGTATGGATTAATGCACAAAAAAGTAATGATACGTTTGTTCCTGAAAATCATCTGTTAATTATAGAAGAAATCAATCGTGCTAATGTGGCTGCTGTATTTGGAGATGTTTTTCAGTTGTTGGATCGTAAAGAAGATGGAACAAGTGAATATTCAATTGCACCCTCTGAAGATATGAAGGCGTACCTTATCAAAGAATGTGGTTTTACTTCTGCTGAAGTATGCGAAATAACCCTTCCGAAAAATATGTATCTATGGGCAACGATGAATAGTGCAGACCAAGGAGTTTATCCTATGGATACAGCATTTAAACGTCGCTGGAGCTTTGAATATATTGGTATTGACGAAGGTGAAACTAATCTATCTGGACTGAGGGTGAACTTGAAGTTTGAAGACGAAGAAGTTGACTGGAACACCCTACGTAAAGCGATTAATAAGCGTTTAACAGAATCGGATTTAAACGTAAACGAGGACAAATTAATAGGACCATTTTTTATTAATAGGAACGATATAGCTCCTGAAAACTTTGATTCAGTTTTTAAAAGCAAGTTATTAATGTATTTATTTGAGGATGTACTTAAGCATCGTAGTGGGAAATTTTTCACTCCTGGTCTAAATACATTTTCTAAAATCTTAAAGGCGTATGATGCTGGGAAAAACATCTTTAATTTTGATATAAGAACATCTAATATGTATCAGGCTAGTGGCTCAAGAACTGACATGTTTGTAGCTGAAAAATTGGGAGAAGAGTAG
- the sigH gene encoding RNA polymerase sporulation sigma factor SigH encodes MVKKLNNLKYIDMEDEEIIDLVQNGESEALEYLIQKYRHFVHAKTRTYFLIGADREDIIQEGMIGLFKAIRDYKKGKLSSFKSFAELCITRQIITAIKTATRQKHIPLNSYVSLYKPMYNNDDSDRTLMDIVTGSKELDPEELIINQEEFNHFNVKLSELLNDLERDVLALYLDGQSYKEISGELNRQEKAIDNALTRVKRKLKKYLETRDSDKNARQYFSKY; translated from the coding sequence ATGGTTAAAAAGTTGAACAATCTCAAATATATTGATATGGAAGATGAAGAAATAATAGATTTAGTACAAAATGGAGAAAGTGAAGCACTCGAATACCTAATTCAGAAGTACAGACATTTTGTTCATGCAAAAACTAGAACTTATTTTTTAATTGGAGCAGATAGAGAAGATATAATTCAAGAAGGCATGATTGGCCTTTTTAAAGCAATAAGAGACTATAAAAAAGGTAAATTAAGCTCATTTAAGTCCTTCGCAGAGCTTTGTATTACTCGCCAAATAATTACGGCTATAAAAACTGCCACTCGTCAGAAACATATACCTCTAAACTCATATGTATCGTTATACAAGCCCATGTATAATAACGATGATTCAGACCGAACATTAATGGACATTGTAACAGGCTCAAAAGAATTAGACCCAGAAGAATTGATTATTAATCAAGAAGAATTTAACCATTTTAATGTTAAACTATCAGAACTACTAAATGATTTAGAACGAGACGTCCTCGCCTTATATTTAGATGGACAATCCTATAAAGAAATATCGGGTGAATTAAATCGCCAAGAAAAGGCTATTGATAATGCTTTAACTAGAGTAAAAAGAAAACTTAAAAAATACTTAGAAACAAGAGATTCTGATAAGAACGCCCGTCAATATTTTAGTAAGTATTAA
- a CDS encoding DNA cytosine methyltransferase, translating into MRQYNIVDLFAGCGGLLDGFLQTGKYNEIASVEWMKPQVNTLIHRLETKWDVKDAKERVLHFDMQREEELFHGWNDDEKYGSNKGLDYYVNKAGNIDIIIGGPPCQAYSLAGRVRDDNNMRSDYRNYLFERYLSVVERYQPKVFVFENVPGMLSSMPDGTPITDLIREGFHSIGYDIVDDIKKYALLNVSDYGVPQNRKRVILVGVNKNYYSNSHEILKNFYDNILTKQKIEKKTTLFEAIGDLPPCIPIFEEKARTKKLSHIAPLCEVSWHKPRYHNLRDMKIFQMLAEDIQSGKCEFTDSKKLSELYEKEVGSKSPIHRYHVLRPDVPGTTIIAHLYKDGLRYIHYDPNQARSITVREAARIQSFDDDFDFKGTQGHAYQMIGNAVPPKFAESLGHAIDELMVSITEEVVTA; encoded by the coding sequence ATGAGACAGTACAACATAGTTGATTTATTTGCTGGGTGTGGAGGACTATTAGATGGCTTTCTTCAAACAGGTAAATATAATGAAATTGCTTCTGTGGAATGGATGAAGCCACAAGTAAATACATTAATTCACCGCTTAGAAACAAAATGGGATGTAAAAGATGCAAAAGAAAGAGTTCTTCATTTCGATATGCAAAGAGAAGAAGAGCTTTTTCATGGCTGGAATGACGATGAGAAATATGGAAGTAATAAGGGGCTAGACTATTATGTCAACAAAGCTGGAAATATAGATATTATTATCGGTGGCCCTCCGTGTCAGGCCTATTCACTTGCGGGAAGAGTTCGTGATGATAACAACATGAGAAGTGATTACCGTAATTATTTATTCGAGCGTTACCTAAGCGTGGTTGAACGCTATCAGCCAAAGGTATTTGTTTTTGAAAATGTCCCAGGTATGTTAAGTTCTATGCCTGATGGAACACCAATTACTGACTTAATTCGTGAGGGTTTTCATAGTATTGGATATGATATTGTTGACGATATAAAAAAGTATGCACTGTTAAATGTCAGTGATTATGGTGTGCCTCAAAATAGGAAGCGAGTAATCTTAGTAGGTGTAAATAAAAACTATTATAGTAACTCTCATGAAATATTAAAAAACTTTTACGACAATATATTAACTAAACAAAAAATAGAAAAGAAAACTACCTTATTTGAAGCTATTGGTGACTTACCACCTTGTATCCCAATATTTGAGGAAAAAGCACGTACAAAAAAGTTATCTCATATAGCACCACTTTGTGAAGTCAGCTGGCACAAACCACGATATCATAATTTACGGGATATGAAAATTTTTCAAATGTTAGCAGAGGATATACAGTCGGGAAAATGTGAATTTACAGATAGTAAAAAGCTAAGTGAGTTATATGAAAAAGAAGTTGGTTCGAAATCCCCAATTCATCGATATCATGTTTTAAGACCGGATGTACCTGGTACTACCATCATTGCTCATCTTTATAAAGATGGACTACGTTATATTCACTATGATCCAAACCAAGCAAGAAGTATTACGGTTAGGGAAGCAGCTAGAATCCAATCCTTTGATGATGATTTTGACTTCAAAGGAACGCAAGGACATGCTTATCAAATGATTGGGAACGCTGTACCACCAAAGTTTGCAGAGAGTTTAGGGCATGCAATTGATGAGTTAATGGTCTCAATTACTGAAGAAGTTGTTACTGCATAA
- a CDS encoding DEAD/DEAH box helicase family protein translates to MSKIKLVTEKLVNELVDAIERSSSIYILTSFVMNSGVEVLEQALKIALERGAEVKICTGDYLFVTQPIALKRLIELDERIEVRLWRSNGRSFHPKAYLFQYAENEGSLIIGSSNLSRSALTHGVEWSLSLDSSVSLSTFQKALDEFMKLFLHEQTVPVNLETVIKYEKLYDKYHRDHPSLIRNWTKSEEIELMLNQANKENENNVIHETEGSYGQISPRHSQNEALESLNTVVEEGYDKAMVVMATGLGKTYLAGFFAEKYKRVLFVAHREEILNQAKKSFQHIMSTRTFGIYSGTEKEGDADCVFASIFTLANKQHLQTFDEDSFDLIVIDEFHHAAAKTYQRVLDYFKPSFLLGITATPDRMDGKDVYGICDGNVAYQLHFIEAIQRQWLAPFHYIGVYDDTDYSKITWLGSRYDEEELLAVQLQEVTAKKVFDAWKEHKQTRTLAFCSSIKQATFLANYFKENGVKATSLHSNGSEYGRENAIKMIESGQLEIIFTVNLFNEGTDIPSLDTLLFVRPTESLTIFTQQVGRGLRLFQGKDHCQIIDLIGNYRNADLKMSLFDTRTEEERKKAVTPVPQVPDSCLVDFEIEVIDLLEELRRKKQPRKEQLRNAYIALKQELGKRPSYLELHLYGQAKSNEYRQEFKSYAGFLFWAEEFSQKEEQAFKDYENWIIEVERTGMQKSYKMIVLSYMLSRGTNDWMKPVTPSEVAPFFHRYLTEKEYRKRIDFSDKTGKSLWQYGEKKTANLIAKMPMSKWSGSSKELISFEDGVFKLEFDVAEEHNELVYEWTKEICEYRLHFYFERKGEGKNIVH, encoded by the coding sequence ATGAGTAAGATAAAACTTGTGACAGAAAAACTGGTTAATGAACTTGTTGATGCGATAGAACGTTCCTCTTCGATTTATATCTTAACATCGTTTGTGATGAATTCTGGCGTAGAAGTGTTAGAGCAGGCTTTGAAGATCGCGTTGGAACGTGGAGCGGAAGTGAAAATCTGTACGGGTGATTACCTGTTTGTAACCCAACCCATAGCACTTAAAAGATTGATTGAGTTAGATGAAAGAATTGAAGTTCGTTTATGGAGAAGTAATGGACGGTCGTTTCATCCTAAAGCATATTTGTTTCAGTATGCTGAAAATGAAGGTTCATTGATTATTGGTTCTTCTAATCTTTCTAGGTCTGCATTAACACATGGAGTTGAATGGAGTCTCTCCCTGGATTCTTCAGTGTCACTTAGTACCTTCCAGAAAGCATTAGACGAATTTATGAAATTATTTTTACATGAGCAAACGGTACCAGTTAATTTAGAAACTGTAATAAAATATGAAAAACTGTACGATAAATATCACCGCGATCATCCAAGTCTTATTAGAAATTGGACAAAAAGCGAAGAAATAGAACTAATGCTAAACCAAGCGAATAAGGAAAACGAGAATAATGTAATTCATGAAACGGAAGGTAGTTACGGGCAGATTTCACCTAGGCATTCTCAGAACGAAGCCTTAGAATCGTTGAACACTGTTGTTGAAGAAGGGTATGACAAAGCGATGGTTGTCATGGCAACAGGACTCGGAAAAACGTATTTAGCTGGTTTCTTTGCAGAGAAGTACAAACGAGTCTTGTTTGTTGCACACCGAGAAGAAATATTAAATCAAGCAAAAAAGTCATTTCAACATATAATGTCAACCCGAACATTTGGAATTTATAGTGGAACAGAAAAAGAAGGAGATGCTGATTGTGTTTTTGCTTCTATTTTTACTCTCGCCAATAAGCAGCACCTTCAGACGTTTGATGAGGATAGCTTTGATTTGATTGTTATTGATGAATTTCACCATGCTGCAGCGAAGACATACCAGCGTGTGTTAGATTATTTTAAGCCTTCGTTTTTACTAGGAATTACTGCTACACCTGACCGTATGGATGGGAAAGATGTGTATGGTATTTGTGATGGGAATGTCGCATATCAGCTGCATTTTATTGAAGCGATCCAACGACAGTGGTTAGCTCCTTTTCATTATATTGGAGTGTATGACGATACAGATTATTCTAAGATCACATGGCTAGGAAGTCGGTATGACGAAGAGGAACTACTAGCTGTGCAGCTTCAAGAAGTGACGGCAAAGAAAGTATTTGATGCATGGAAAGAACATAAACAAACGAGAACTTTAGCTTTTTGTTCGTCAATTAAACAAGCCACGTTTTTAGCAAATTACTTTAAAGAAAATGGAGTAAAAGCAACAAGTCTTCATTCTAACGGTAGTGAGTATGGAAGAGAAAACGCAATAAAAATGATTGAAAGTGGACAGTTGGAGATTATTTTTACAGTCAATCTATTTAATGAAGGTACAGATATTCCATCACTAGATACGCTTCTATTTGTTCGACCGACAGAATCTCTGACTATATTCACTCAACAAGTTGGTCGGGGACTCCGTTTGTTCCAGGGGAAAGATCATTGTCAAATTATTGATCTAATAGGAAACTATCGCAATGCTGACTTAAAGATGAGTTTATTTGATACAAGAACAGAAGAGGAGCGGAAGAAGGCAGTAACACCTGTCCCTCAAGTTCCTGATAGTTGTTTAGTTGATTTTGAAATAGAGGTTATTGACTTACTAGAAGAACTCCGAAGAAAGAAACAACCAAGGAAAGAGCAGCTTCGAAATGCTTATATTGCTTTGAAACAGGAGTTAGGAAAAAGGCCAAGCTATCTTGAGTTACATCTGTATGGACAGGCAAAGAGTAATGAGTATCGCCAAGAATTTAAGTCATATGCAGGCTTTCTTTTCTGGGCAGAAGAGTTTTCTCAGAAAGAGGAGCAAGCTTTTAAAGATTATGAGAATTGGATTATTGAGGTAGAAAGAACAGGAATGCAAAAAAGTTACAAGATGATCGTTCTATCATACATGTTATCTAGAGGTACCAATGACTGGATGAAGCCAGTAACACCATCTGAAGTAGCACCATTTTTCCATCGCTATTTAACTGAAAAGGAATATAGAAAACGAATCGATTTCTCTGATAAAACAGGAAAAAGCTTATGGCAGTATGGTGAAAAGAAAACAGCAAACTTAATTGCGAAAATGCCAATGTCAAAATGGAGTGGCAGTTCGAAGGAGCTAATATCATTCGAGGATGGTGTTTTCAAGCTAGAGTTTGATGTAGCAGAAGAACATAATGAGTTGGTATACGAGTGGACGAAGGAGATATGTGAGTATAGGTTGCATTTTTATTTTGAGAGGAAGGGAGAAGGGAAAAATATTGTTCATTGA
- a CDS encoding DNA cytosine methyltransferase → MKRGGKREGAGRKQIHGKEYRIKIEDEIINQIDENFYGTNINDKIRGSICLGLEKLLGLKSDSNKEFTVLDLFSGAGGLSRGFMDAGYNVVLGVDFDEMALKTFEENHGSAKSMKLDLFDHRNIKKLEEFLSGRNIELDVLVGGPPCQGFSLAGPREANDERNTLYTAMVKVAEKLKPKAIILENVPGLLKLYEGKGAERIIEDFSDIGYKIKPQILYAPEFGVPQIRKRVFFVGLLDSEDFFEFPDPIYSKDEFVTCEQAISDLPPLEGILGEEVQEYPTIAKTPYQALMRMHSDKLYNHIGTIHADKTVKLIAMVPEGKNFKSLPEEYSIQFKYNEALTRYHSKKPSLTINTGHRSHFHYKYNRIPTVRESARLQSFPDDFIFYGNKTQQYKQVGNAVPPMLGYHIALKLKNYLCKVDEHETVQHS, encoded by the coding sequence ATGAAGCGTGGAGGGAAGCGTGAGGGTGCTGGGAGAAAGCAAATTCACGGTAAAGAGTATCGGATTAAAATAGAAGATGAAATCATTAATCAAATAGATGAAAATTTTTATGGCACAAATATAAATGACAAGATCAGAGGGAGTATTTGTTTGGGACTAGAAAAATTACTTGGATTGAAAAGCGACTCGAATAAAGAGTTTACAGTTCTAGATTTATTTTCTGGAGCAGGTGGATTATCAAGAGGGTTTATGGATGCAGGATATAATGTTGTACTCGGTGTAGACTTTGATGAGATGGCACTGAAGACATTTGAAGAGAATCATGGAAGTGCAAAATCTATGAAACTTGATTTATTCGATCATAGAAACATTAAGAAATTAGAAGAATTTTTAAGTGGAAGAAATATCGAATTAGATGTTTTAGTTGGCGGCCCACCGTGTCAAGGGTTCTCACTGGCAGGACCACGTGAGGCTAATGATGAGAGAAATACCTTGTATACTGCTATGGTGAAAGTAGCTGAGAAACTTAAGCCCAAAGCTATTATATTAGAGAATGTACCTGGTTTGTTAAAGCTTTATGAAGGTAAGGGTGCTGAAAGAATTATTGAAGATTTCAGTGACATCGGATATAAAATTAAACCACAAATTTTATATGCTCCTGAATTTGGTGTGCCACAAATTAGAAAGCGTGTGTTCTTTGTTGGTTTATTAGATTCAGAGGATTTCTTTGAATTTCCTGATCCTATTTACTCAAAGGATGAATTTGTAACTTGTGAACAGGCGATTTCTGACTTACCGCCACTTGAAGGAATTTTAGGAGAGGAAGTGCAAGAATATCCAACAATTGCAAAAACACCGTATCAAGCATTAATGAGAATGCATTCGGACAAGCTTTATAACCATATTGGTACGATTCATGCAGATAAAACAGTCAAACTTATTGCGATGGTTCCTGAGGGAAAAAATTTCAAGTCTTTACCTGAAGAATATAGTATCCAGTTTAAATACAATGAGGCTTTAACTCGATATCATAGCAAAAAGCCTTCTCTAACTATAAATACAGGTCACCGTTCTCATTTTCATTACAAGTATAATCGGATACCTACTGTAAGGGAGAGTGCTCGTCTTCAAAGTTTTCCAGATGATTTTATCTTTTATGGGAACAAAACACAGCAATACAAGCAAGTGGGGAATGCAGTACCCCCAATGCTAGGTTATCACATTGCACTAAAACTAAAGAATTATTTATGTAAGGTGGATGAACATGAGACAGTACAACATAGTTGA